One window from the genome of Pseudonocardia hierapolitana encodes:
- a CDS encoding DUF6282 family protein, producing MTQTVSGLWDETLDADRFVPDAEVDGLLVGAVDLHTHPGPSPFPRRMSILDAAVDAASVGFRALVAKSHHHSMQTDILALGPVGLAETGVRVFGGVALNRTVGGLNPYAVELALGLGGRVVWFPTISSTAHIEFHRHHHHSGFPVAGIPLRDNEPISVVGEDGALVPEARDILSVIAGESAILNCGHLPADEIDVLVPAAVAAGVERIVVSHPDFIVGAAPERIGAWCRQGAYVEHCLAMVVGRNATEPPVEKVAGFLREAGVGHTVFSSDLGQKGNPLPVTAYRRMVRALLDAGNAEDDIRAMVGGNAAQLLFP from the coding sequence ATGACCCAGACAGTCAGCGGCCTGTGGGACGAGACGCTCGACGCGGACCGGTTCGTCCCGGACGCGGAGGTCGACGGGTTGCTCGTCGGCGCGGTCGATCTGCACACCCATCCCGGGCCTAGCCCGTTCCCGCGGCGGATGTCGATCCTGGATGCCGCGGTGGATGCGGCCTCGGTCGGGTTCCGGGCGTTGGTCGCGAAGTCCCACCACCACAGCATGCAGACCGACATCCTCGCGTTGGGGCCGGTCGGGCTGGCCGAGACCGGGGTGCGGGTGTTCGGGGGTGTCGCGCTGAACCGCACCGTGGGCGGGCTCAACCCGTATGCGGTGGAGCTCGCGCTGGGGTTGGGTGGGCGGGTGGTGTGGTTCCCGACGATCTCGTCCACGGCGCACATCGAGTTCCATCGCCACCACCACCACAGCGGCTTCCCCGTCGCCGGCATCCCGCTGCGCGACAACGAGCCGATCAGCGTGGTGGGCGAGGACGGTGCCCTCGTCCCGGAGGCGCGGGACATCCTGTCGGTCATCGCGGGGGAGTCGGCGATCCTCAACTGCGGGCACCTGCCGGCCGACGAGATCGACGTGCTGGTGCCGGCGGCGGTCGCGGCCGGGGTCGAGCGGATCGTCGTCAGCCACCCCGACTTCATCGTCGGTGCGGCCCCCGAGCGGATCGGCGCCTGGTGCCGGCAGGGCGCCTACGTCGAGCACTGCCTGGCCATGGTGGTTGGGCGCAACGCCACCGAGCCGCCCGTGGAGAAGGTCGCCGGTTTCCTCCGCGAGGCGGGTGTCGGGCACACCGTCTTCTCGTCCGATCTGGGGCAGAAGGGCAATCCGTTGCCGGTCACGGCGTACCGGCGGATGGTGCGCGCCCTGCTGGACGCGGGGAACGCCGAGGACGACATCAGGGCGATGGTGGGCGGCAACGCAGCGCAGTTGCTGTTCCCGTGA
- a CDS encoding IclR family transcriptional regulator, whose product MTSGSGGTGDIQAVQRVGQLLALFTVNRPRLTVAEAASLVGLNRSTVSRYFGSLVLAGVLERSREEQAAYEPGPLLVQLGAVAQGQRRVLDLAPIHMRRLSRETGLTVVLSLWGSAGPVVSLVNEIGTGPILVTVRVGTTLDMDSAQGHLFLCFSKDHETIAKYWESLDPVKRRRIEAEVADAGKRGLSTVSAPVGMAVLAAPVFDDHGIAATVAVVGGPPDDAEIAAALRRAAFRITVEMGGAEVWRSLVPGGADDVADSVEAS is encoded by the coding sequence TTGACCAGCGGCTCGGGCGGCACCGGCGACATCCAGGCGGTGCAGCGCGTCGGACAGCTGCTGGCCCTGTTCACCGTCAACCGGCCCCGGCTCACGGTGGCCGAGGCGGCCTCACTCGTCGGGCTGAACCGCAGCACGGTCAGCCGATACTTCGGCTCCCTCGTGCTGGCCGGCGTCCTGGAGCGCTCGCGTGAGGAGCAGGCCGCCTACGAACCCGGTCCGCTGCTCGTGCAGCTCGGCGCGGTGGCGCAGGGCCAGCGCCGCGTGCTCGACCTGGCGCCGATCCACATGCGCCGCCTCTCCCGCGAGACCGGGCTCACCGTCGTGCTCTCCCTGTGGGGCTCGGCGGGCCCGGTGGTCTCGCTGGTCAACGAGATCGGCACCGGCCCGATCCTGGTCACGGTGCGGGTGGGCACCACCCTCGACATGGACTCGGCCCAAGGGCACCTCTTCCTGTGCTTCTCCAAGGACCACGAGACGATCGCCAAGTACTGGGAGAGCCTGGACCCGGTCAAGCGGCGCCGGATCGAGGCCGAGGTGGCCGACGCCGGCAAGCGTGGCCTTTCCACCGTCAGCGCACCGGTGGGCATGGCCGTCCTGGCCGCCCCCGTTTTCGACGATCACGGCATCGCCGCCACCGTCGCCGTTGTCGGCGGGCCGCCCGACGACGCGGAGATCGCCGCCGCGCTCCGGCGCGCGGCTTTCCGGATCACGGTGGAGATGGGGGGCGCCGAGGTCTGGCGGTCGCTCGTTCCCGGCGGCGCTGACGACGTCGCGGACTCCGTGGAGGCCTCGTAG
- a CDS encoding Fur family transcriptional regulator, with translation MPTTSDFEHMLRGAALRVTRPRLAVLSAVHEHPHSDTSSIIGFVRDDLGEVSHQAVYDVLRALTAAGLVRCIEPPGSVARYEARVGDNHHHVVCRSCGAIADVDCAVGEAPCLTPSEDHGFAIDEAEVMYQGRCPACAAAQEEQARQAKERT, from the coding sequence GTGCCAACGACGTCGGACTTCGAGCACATGTTGCGCGGGGCTGCGCTCCGGGTGACGCGGCCACGGCTGGCCGTGCTCTCCGCCGTGCACGAGCATCCGCACTCCGACACGAGCTCGATCATCGGATTCGTCCGTGACGATCTCGGCGAGGTGTCCCACCAGGCCGTGTACGACGTGCTGCGCGCCCTGACCGCGGCGGGCCTGGTGCGGTGCATCGAGCCACCGGGCTCGGTGGCGCGCTACGAGGCGAGGGTGGGGGACAACCACCACCACGTCGTGTGCCGGTCGTGCGGCGCGATCGCGGACGTGGACTGCGCGGTCGGCGAGGCTCCCTGCTTGACCCCGTCCGAGGACCACGGCTTCGCCATCGACGAGGCCGAGGTCATGTACCAGGGTCGTTGCCCCGCGTGCGCCGCGGCACAAGAGGAACAGGCGAGACAGGCGAAGGAGCGGACGTGA
- the katG gene encoding catalase/peroxidase HPI, whose protein sequence is MPRVRRGTRGTGETGEGADVTESISESENPAIPSPTPEVTRPRTNRDWWPNQLDLQVLHQHSPRANPMGEDFDYRKEFESLDVEALKRDLVDVMRTSQDWWPADYGHYGPLFIRMSWHAAGTYRIHDGRGGGGDGAQRFAPLNSWPDNASLDKARRLLWPVKEKYGRKISWADLLVLAGNVAIEDMGLKTFGFAFGREDIWEPEEIFWGPEDTWLGDERYSGERDLAEPFGAVQMGLIYVNPEGPNGNADPVKSARDIRDTFGRMAMNDEETVALIVGGHTFGKCHGAVDPRYIGPEPEACPVEHQGLGWKNSVGTGAGPHAMTSGLEGAWTNEPTRWDNGYLDNLYGYDWELTRSPAGAHQWTPKNPEAQGTVPDAHDPSKRHAPMMLTSDIALKVDPIYGPITKRFHENPDQLADAFAKAWYKLLHRDMGPVSRYLGPWVPEPQLWQDPVPPVDHELIGDADVAALKEKVLASGLSISQLVHTAWASAASFRGTDKRGGANGARIRLAPQKDWEVNDPDELGKVLQTLEQVQRDFNVSQTAKKVSLADLIVLAGCAAVEKAAKDAGHDITVPFTPGRTDASQEQTDVDSFAVMEPKADGFRNYLRAGEKLPPETLLVDRAYLLTLSAPEMTVLLGGMRALGATFKQSRHGVLTDRPETLTNDFFRNLLDMRTEWKVSETENVYEGRDRATGDVRWTATAADLVFGANSQLRAIAEVYACADAKEKFVRDFVAAWDKVMNLDRFDLT, encoded by the coding sequence TTGCCCCGCGTGCGCCGCGGCACAAGAGGAACAGGCGAGACAGGCGAAGGAGCGGACGTGACCGAGAGCATCAGCGAGTCCGAGAACCCGGCGATCCCCTCCCCGACCCCCGAGGTGACCCGGCCCAGGACCAACCGGGACTGGTGGCCGAACCAACTGGACCTGCAGGTTCTCCACCAGCACTCGCCTCGGGCCAACCCGATGGGCGAGGACTTCGACTACCGGAAGGAGTTCGAGTCCCTCGACGTCGAGGCGCTCAAGCGCGACCTCGTCGATGTGATGCGGACGTCGCAGGACTGGTGGCCTGCCGACTACGGCCACTACGGGCCGCTGTTCATCAGGATGAGCTGGCACGCCGCCGGGACCTACCGCATCCACGACGGCCGGGGCGGCGGCGGCGACGGCGCGCAGCGCTTCGCCCCGCTCAACAGCTGGCCCGACAACGCGAGCCTCGACAAGGCGCGGCGGCTGCTCTGGCCGGTCAAGGAGAAGTACGGCCGGAAGATCTCGTGGGCCGACCTGCTCGTCCTCGCCGGCAACGTGGCCATCGAGGACATGGGCCTGAAGACGTTCGGCTTCGCCTTCGGGCGGGAGGACATCTGGGAGCCGGAGGAGATCTTCTGGGGCCCGGAGGACACCTGGCTCGGGGACGAGCGCTACAGCGGCGAGCGGGACCTCGCCGAGCCGTTCGGCGCCGTGCAGATGGGCCTGATCTACGTGAACCCGGAGGGGCCCAACGGGAACGCGGATCCGGTGAAGTCCGCCAGGGACATCCGGGACACCTTCGGCCGGATGGCGATGAACGACGAGGAGACGGTCGCCCTCATCGTCGGTGGCCACACGTTCGGCAAGTGCCACGGCGCGGTCGACCCCCGGTACATCGGCCCGGAGCCCGAGGCGTGCCCGGTCGAGCACCAGGGTCTGGGCTGGAAGAACAGCGTCGGCACCGGCGCCGGCCCCCACGCGATGACCAGCGGGCTCGAGGGCGCCTGGACGAACGAGCCGACCCGGTGGGACAACGGATACCTGGACAACCTCTACGGGTACGACTGGGAGCTGACGCGCAGCCCCGCGGGTGCGCACCAGTGGACCCCCAAGAACCCCGAGGCCCAGGGCACGGTGCCGGATGCCCACGACCCGTCCAAGCGGCACGCGCCGATGATGCTGACCTCGGACATCGCGCTGAAGGTCGACCCGATCTACGGGCCGATCACCAAGCGCTTCCACGAGAACCCCGACCAGCTCGCGGACGCGTTCGCCAAGGCCTGGTACAAGCTCCTGCACCGCGACATGGGCCCCGTCTCGCGCTACCTGGGCCCCTGGGTCCCGGAGCCCCAGCTCTGGCAGGACCCCGTCCCGCCGGTGGACCACGAGCTGATCGGGGACGCGGACGTCGCGGCCCTCAAGGAGAAGGTCCTCGCCTCGGGCCTGTCGATCTCCCAGCTCGTCCACACCGCCTGGGCGTCGGCCGCCAGCTTCCGCGGCACCGACAAGCGCGGCGGGGCCAACGGGGCGCGGATCCGCCTCGCGCCGCAGAAGGACTGGGAGGTCAACGACCCGGACGAGCTGGGCAAGGTGCTGCAGACCCTCGAGCAGGTCCAGCGCGACTTCAACGTCTCGCAGACGGCCAAGAAGGTCTCGCTCGCCGACCTGATCGTCCTCGCAGGCTGCGCGGCGGTGGAGAAGGCGGCGAAGGACGCCGGGCACGACATCACGGTCCCGTTCACGCCGGGGCGCACCGATGCCTCGCAGGAGCAGACCGACGTGGACTCGTTCGCCGTGATGGAGCCGAAGGCGGACGGCTTCCGCAACTACCTGCGGGCGGGGGAGAAGCTGCCGCCGGAGACCCTGCTGGTGGACCGCGCCTACCTGCTGACCCTGAGCGCGCCGGAGATGACGGTCCTGCTCGGCGGCATGCGGGCGCTCGGCGCCACCTTCAAGCAGAGCAGGCACGGCGTCCTCACCGACCGGCCCGAGACGCTGACCAACGACTTCTTCCGCAACCTCCTCGACATGAGGACCGAGTGGAAGGTCTCGGAGACGGAGAACGTGTACGAGGGCCGCGACCGGGCCACCGGCGACGTCAGGTGGACCGCCACGGCCGCCGACCTCGTCTTCGGCGCGAACTCGCAGCTGCGCGCCATCGCGGAGGTCTACGCGTGCGCCGACGCGAAGGAGAAGTTCGTGCGGGACTTCGTGGCGGCGTGGGACAAGGTCATGAACCTCGACCGGTTCGACCTGACCTGA
- a CDS encoding GntR family transcriptional regulator: MVAGGETAPSEAVAAVVLAVRDGIMQGRYAPGQRLPEADLVSLYRASRGTVRTALAQLENEGLVQRERNRGARVRPISLEEAVEITETRAVIEGLCAAKAAARATDDDRTRLRELGDAMRSAVENADIPAYSRTNQLVHRAVREISAHQTAGLMLDRLRTQSVRYHFRVALLPGRPSVGLREHLDVIEAVCSGDPDVAERTMRAHLLSVVGALEELARSQPGW; this comes from the coding sequence ATGGTTGCTGGCGGCGAGACGGCCCCGAGCGAGGCCGTCGCCGCGGTGGTGCTGGCCGTGCGCGACGGGATCATGCAGGGCAGGTACGCGCCCGGGCAGCGGCTGCCCGAGGCCGACCTCGTGTCGCTCTACCGCGCGTCACGGGGAACCGTTCGCACCGCGCTCGCACAGCTGGAGAACGAGGGCCTCGTGCAGCGCGAACGCAATCGCGGAGCCCGGGTCCGCCCCATCTCGCTCGAGGAAGCCGTGGAGATCACCGAGACCCGGGCCGTCATCGAGGGGCTGTGCGCGGCCAAGGCCGCCGCGCGCGCCACGGACGACGACCGCACCCGGCTCCGCGAGCTGGGCGACGCGATGCGCTCAGCCGTCGAGAACGCCGACATCCCGGCCTACAGCCGCACCAACCAGCTCGTGCACCGCGCCGTGCGGGAGATCTCCGCGCACCAGACCGCGGGCCTGATGCTGGACCGCCTGCGCACCCAGAGCGTGCGGTACCACTTCCGGGTGGCCCTCCTGCCCGGCCGGCCGAGCGTCGGCCTCCGGGAGCACCTCGACGTCATCGAGGCGGTCTGCTCCGGGGACCCGGACGTCGCCGAGCGGACGATGCGCGCCCACCTGCTCAGCGTGGTCGGCGCGCTGGAGGAACTCGCAAGGAGCCAGCCCGGTTGGTGA
- a CDS encoding Rieske 2Fe-2S domain-containing protein produces the protein MLSAQDNEFLTRVGPGTPMGDLLRRYWTPALLVSELPTPAGDPVRVRLLGEDLVAFRDAFGKVGLIQENCPHRGASLYYGRNELGPDGTCGLRCPYHGWQFGADGTCIDMPSEPPTSTFKERVRARSYPTHESGGIVWTYMGPAEAMTPFRDFGTESLEPDQVAATKLHTSCNWMQAMEGNMDTSHISWLHQWNGVDDIPDDGSDKPGYPSNAMSWTFWKHDRAPRLEIEDTWYGFKYVGIRTTPAGHTHVRMSAYCYPYHTVIASVPFSTQHGLFVPVDDHNTYRYSFATRVNEGIEEVGGTNLFAVSPFEFGPAEVGRNGIIPRRYTLENDFGIDREDQRTTTYSGVREFISQDFMVTETMGPIYDRSQEHLGTSDKAIIRMRRLLIAAAKRLAEGGEPPAVAPDMDYRGIRSAEKILEDGEDWRLLGTDADPMVQRYDPGNSRLPAAGD, from the coding sequence ATGCTCTCTGCACAGGACAACGAGTTCCTGACACGTGTGGGACCGGGCACTCCTATGGGCGATCTCCTGCGCCGATACTGGACGCCCGCGTTGCTGGTGAGCGAATTGCCGACACCGGCGGGCGACCCGGTGCGCGTGCGGTTGCTCGGTGAGGACCTCGTCGCCTTCCGGGACGCGTTCGGCAAGGTCGGCCTGATCCAGGAGAACTGCCCGCACCGGGGCGCCTCCCTGTACTACGGCCGCAACGAGCTCGGCCCGGACGGCACCTGCGGGCTGCGGTGTCCGTACCACGGCTGGCAGTTCGGTGCCGACGGCACGTGCATCGACATGCCGAGCGAGCCACCGACCAGCACCTTCAAGGAGCGGGTGCGCGCGAGGTCCTACCCCACCCACGAGTCGGGCGGGATCGTGTGGACGTACATGGGCCCGGCAGAGGCGATGACGCCCTTCCGCGACTTCGGCACCGAGTCGCTCGAGCCCGACCAGGTCGCCGCCACCAAGCTGCACACCAGCTGCAACTGGATGCAGGCGATGGAGGGCAACATGGACACCTCCCACATCTCCTGGCTGCACCAGTGGAACGGCGTCGACGACATCCCCGACGACGGGAGCGACAAGCCCGGCTACCCCTCGAACGCGATGTCGTGGACGTTCTGGAAGCACGACCGCGCGCCGCGCCTGGAGATCGAGGACACCTGGTACGGCTTCAAGTACGTCGGCATCCGCACCACCCCCGCCGGTCACACCCACGTGCGGATGAGCGCGTACTGCTACCCGTACCACACGGTGATCGCCTCGGTGCCGTTCAGCACCCAGCACGGCCTGTTCGTGCCGGTCGACGACCACAACACCTACCGCTACAGCTTCGCCACGCGGGTGAACGAGGGCATCGAGGAGGTCGGTGGCACCAACCTCTTCGCGGTGAGCCCCTTCGAGTTCGGCCCCGCAGAGGTCGGCCGCAACGGGATCATCCCGCGGCGCTACACGCTCGAGAACGACTTCGGCATCGACCGTGAGGACCAGCGCACCACCACCTACTCGGGCGTGCGCGAGTTCATCAGCCAGGACTTCATGGTCACCGAGACGATGGGTCCGATCTACGACCGCTCGCAGGAGCACCTCGGCACGTCCGACAAGGCGATCATCCGGATGCGCAGGTTGCTGATCGCCGCGGCGAAGCGCCTCGCCGAGGGCGGCGAGCCACCCGCGGTCGCCCCCGACATGGACTACCGGG